A stretch of DNA from Arachis hypogaea cultivar Tifrunner chromosome 19, arahy.Tifrunner.gnm2.J5K5, whole genome shotgun sequence:
taatttaaaataataaaataatataaaaaatatttttattaaaaaattatatattttatacctaaatatattattttattataatctacttaattttaaataaatcttagttaaatctttaaatttttaaatttataatactaCTCTTCGATTTTcgatttaggttttagatgtttgGTTTAAACATGACCCTCTAGCATTGATACCTATTTTTGATGCCATATGTTAAATaggtggatttttttttttaaataaactaaataaatattttatttactgatataaatatttttatatttttttataaaaatatattttatatttcgtttacagtacaaataaaataatattatacgtagttcgtttatactgtaaacgaaataaggcTGACGTGTATAAACGTGTATATTTCATTTACAATATAAATGAAATACGTgtaatattattttgtttatacgtGAAAAATTATAACATTTACAGTATAAATGAGATACGTTACGACAAATTTTTAGCAGCTATAAAAGGATGTACAACCTTTTGTAATCTTCGCAAACGACATTTCACTGCTTCTTCCTTAcctttttttttcgcaaattAGCCATAATGTCTAGTAGTAGTGGATATTTGGTTGCATGTGTGTATCCTAATTGCCTTATGAGAAATGGTGACAATGAGACTATTTTTGAGTGTGAGAATCCCGTTTTGTTGCATACCCAGGGAGTTACTTCGTTGTCGAAGCTGAAGAGTCTGATATTAATCCTCTGCGTTGTGAACGAAACTCCTATATATAGGCACCTCTATGTCTTACtttgtttatagtgtaaatgaAATATTACATATATTTTGTTTACATTGTAAACAAACTAAACTCATTACACAATACCTGTGTAAACATCATACAGTCACCATGTTTTTAGTCTTATTTCGTTTATAGTGCAAACAAAATAcgtgttatattattttatttacactgtaaacgaaataagatataaaatgtatttttgtaaaaaaacttaaaaatatttattttagtaaataaaatatttgtttaatttaattaaaaaaatcctaaataggtccaagtaaaaaagaaaaaggttttgctaagatttaaaaagataaaaatcatcTACACCTGTAGAAATGTATTGAAAATATATAGTGGATAACAAATGGTATGTTAGGGGAACAAATTCTGTAACAGTACAAGGATTGCACAATTGCAAACTATTTTATTGTAGAAATTGTCTAACCTTGTCTAacctaattactatatatatataatctcataATGATAGATGGTAGTAACTTGGGTTGTCTTTTTATATTCCTTTTCTTTCATGTGTAGGGTggagagttctctaattcactggagtatgaactcctttgattgatttcttCACTTTTATAGGATCTTGTattgtatctcttgggaaggaatttatttgttcctcttcctggggcttgataatcaactccacatatttctttatattttttacacTCATCCACATATCATGTAtccattctttcatgagaagttCAAGAGTTGATGGTTCTTGATACGagtaaggagatggtggctcttgatatgaataaaaagagaatgatggttcttggtatgtatatggagatggtggttcttgatgtGAATAAAAAGAGGAGGATGATTCTTGGTATGCATTACAGACTGCCAAGTCCAGCCCAAGTAGTCGCCGGGTCGGGGTATCGCCCCACCCAGGCCCAAACCTCCAGCAAAGGGGTCCAACGGGTCGGTCCCTAACACCCGACCCAGGACCCGACCGACCTACCACCCAAAGCGTGCTATCGCTCGGGTCAGTATCCTCGAGGCGGTGCCCGGCATCCCGACCCGAAGTCCGGGACAACCTGCCCACGTGGAGTACGACAGCTCACAGCTCCTCTACCAATGGGCTAGACAATTACTAGACCCACCCAGCAtagtatataaggggagaggacagctctccccccaaggtacgtcacatcttTACCTAATTCGGCCATCCTCTGGTACGAACTCTGACTTGATCGTCGGAGTAtccttgcaggtggccacccCCCGCATTCCGTCCAACCTCCGACATCGCCAGCACACTTCAACCTTCGCTCCATGTCCGCTTGGggtctctccccctctcctactCATCACCATCCGACTACCCGAGAACATCAGGTAACGAACATtagcgccgtctgtggggacccgGCGTAGACATGGAGCGACCCATCACTTCAGAGGAGCTCCGCGAGGGAGGCGGGGCCCGTTTGAGCAGGGCCAGTTCGACAGCCCGCGTTGCCGAACAACCGAGATCCCCCGTTCAACCCCACTAACAAATGTACACTAAGACCCTCGAAAGGTGCCCTTTCGGGGGACGGGAGCCGACAACGCCAAGATCATGCAAGAGCTCAGGTATAGAGTGAAAAACCTTGAGCAGGAGCTGGCGGCAAGGGACCGATCCCACGAAGACATCAGCCACTTGCACGGCGACGTCAGCCGGTCCCACGCCCACACCTGATCCCCCTCCCGAGCACACGACAGCCAAGGAAGAAGCCTAACAAGGCGCGAAGAGGTGCACACACAAGCAACTTCCCGACCCACCCAAGGCGAGTCGGAAAGCCGCTGGGAATCCCCGAAAAGGAAACCCGGGAGACAACAAGATCCTATTATCATGGGAGCCACCCTCTTTCACCCCTTAATCCTCAAGGCCTGGCTCCCGAGAAACTTCGACAAGCCGatggacatgaggtacgatgggACCAAGGACCCCCAGGAGCATATCACAGCTTTTAAAGCAAGGATGAACTTGGAAGGGGTAGGCGACGCGGTCAGATGCCGGGCATTCCCCGTAACACTGGCCGGTCCAGCAATTCGATGGTTCAACACCCTCCCACAAGAGTCCATCACAACTTTCACAGACATATCTCGAAGCTTCCTAGATCGGTTCACGATGCGCATAGCCAAGGCAAAACACCCAATCAACTTACTGGGGGTTACCCAAAAACCCAGCGAGCCGACTAGGAAATTCCTAGATAGGTTCAACAACGAGTGTTTGGAGATCGACGGCCTCACGGACTCAATCGCTAGTCTATGCCTAACAAATGGCCTGCTGAACGACGACTTTAGGAAGCACCTCACAACCAAGCCTGTATGGACTATGCAGGAAATTCAAAGCGTGGCCAAGGAATACATCAACGATGAAGAGGTCAGTCAGGTTGTAGTAGCCAATAAACGACAGCTCCCTAGCTCGTCAGCTTGGCAGGCCCCTCAAGTCGACAGGTACAAAGAAGCTCCCAGGGACGGCACCCTAAACAAGCACCTAAGCACCCACGGGTAGGAAGGTTCACGAACTATACGCCACTTGCGGCGCCCATAGTAGAAGTCTACCAACAAATTGCAGACAAGGGAATCCTGTCCAGACCTAGGCCGTTGAAGGAGAGGACGGGAGGCAACAAGAGCCTTTACTGCGATTATCACAAGGGGTTTGGCCACAAAACCCAAGACTGCTTCGACCTTAAGGATGCCCTGGAACAGGCCATCAGAGAAGGAAAGCTGAGTGAATTCTCCCGGCTCATCAAAGAACCGAGGAGGCGGGAAAGGGAACGCTTCGAGGAAGATCGGAGCCAGACTGTCAAACCAAGGCAAGAACCCACAGTGGATGCCAATGACCCCCCAACTTTTGTGGTCAACATCGTGGTCAGGAGCGACAGCCCCCCTAAATCCAAGTCGGCAGCCAAAAGGGACACCCGAGTACTCTCTATCTCGACAGATGGCCCCAGCAAAAGGCATCCCACAATATCATTTGGCCCAAAAGATAAGTGGTTCAATGACCTCCCCGAAAACCCCCCATGGTAGACTTCGTAGTCTTTAGAGACTCCACTGCCTATAAtatcatcctaggaagaaaaaCTTTCAATGAATTCTCAGCTGTGATATGCACCAAGTTCCTAACAATGAAGTTCATAACGAACAAGGGAACAATTGGTTCCATAAGGGGAGACCTAGAAACGGCAGTCGCCTGCGACATCGCTAGTCTCTCCTTGAGGAAAGAATCTAAGAAGGCAGCCAACGTGTTCTTGGCAGATCTGGACGTCAGGATGGAGGAAAAGCCAAGACCAGAACCAGAAGGGGACATGGAAAAGTTCCAGATAGGAAAAACGGCAGACCAGTTTACCTTCGTAAATAGAAACCTGTCCCATGAACTTAAGGGCCCTCTTATAGAGATCGTGAGGGCAAATggcgacctctttgcatggaccCCATCAGACATGCCGAGATTGGATCCCGAGGTCATGTCCTACCGACTAGCCATAAAACTTGATGCCAAACCGGTAGCCCAGCGGCGAAGGAAGATGTCGCAAGAAAGGGCTGAAGAAGTCACCAAACAAACAGCAGGATTACTAGAAGCAGGGTTCATCAAGGAACTCGAGTACTCGACATGGCTATCCAACGGCATCCTAGTAAAAAAAGCCAGcggaaatggagaatgtgtgtcgattaCTCTGACCTAAACAAAGCGTGCCCAAAAGACTCCTTTCCCCTCCCCAACATTGACACCTTGGTCGACTCGGCGGCAGGATATCATTTcctcagcttcatggatgcctattctgGCTATAACTAGATCCCGATGCACCGACCTGACGAGGACAAAATGGCATTCATAACACCAGGAGGCACCTTTTGCTACAAAGTAATGCCCTTTGGACTGAAGAATGCAGGGGCTACCTACCGAAGACTAAGGAGCCGAGTCTTCCATGACCTCATCGGCAAGTCGGTAGAGGTTTACGTCGACGACATCCTGGTAAAAACAACAGAGCCGAACAAGCTAATAGACGACCTCCAGGCTGTCTTCAAGGCACTAAGGAAATTCAACATGAGACTCAATCTGCTTAAATGCGCATTGACGAGAGGATTTtcaccagtaaagagattcatagaaacagttgcgttgtagatatagtctttaaactgacaaaaatcccttcgtacaaacgttttgggtgtcacaagtaacaaactcctttagaaattgttaaccgagtattcaaacctcgggtcgtcttctcaaggaactgcgaggaagtatgttcttactaTTGGCTATAAAgattgtaatcggggtttagaagatgagaatcaagtaatttaaatgacaagtaaagtaaatggcaattaaaataaataaataaatactataaagcagacttttgacaaggtaagagaagttggaggtccaacgtagttatctctctcaactataatgaaagttgaatctaaactccacttgatcaacctgtacCAGGGCAAggaaaagtcaagggactaattaaattgacctttgaatcctatttatttcctaagaaaaggttgggattactcaagttcagctcaattagcaagataacgattatcaattatgttgagtttaataactgttgagttactaaattcttaaccaaaaccaaaaggggaaaaagtaaaattgctggaataataaaaataatccttagatgggaagcaatggtaacttaaatcgaagagaacaatcatgaactgaaaatacctcaattatcattaattcaaataacagtctgtaacatggaagaattcttaaatcaaattataataatcaattcaaatgttggaataaataaatagaagtaaaactaaaataaaagaacattaaacctgggatccagagttactcttaaaacaagaagaaatcctaaatcctaaaagagagagagaagatctctctcacaactaaatctaaatcattgaaaggtaaaatacgcgagctctctttgaatgggtgcatttccacactttataacctctggtctatgttgtctgtacttggatctgggccaaaaagggcttcagaattcgctgggggcgtattctgtaaattctgatacgtggcctctgtcacgcgtccgcgtgggtcacgcggtcgcgtaatttggagctttttcttgccacgcggtcgcgtcagtcatgcgaccgcgtcatatgcgttctgcttaaggcgcgcggtcgcgtcagtcatgcggccgcgtcgctgctgattcgtgcttggcacgcgatcgcgttgtccatgcgatcgcgtggataccagtttccttaaagctccgttttgctttctccttccattttattatgttttcttttccatcctttaagtcattctgccttagaaaatctgaaactactcaacacactaataacggcattgaatggaaataaaggtaattaaattaattaattttaaagcttaggaaacatgtttttcacaatatgacataataaggaagggaaagtaaaaccatgcaattaatgtgaataagcaggtgaaggattgtataaatcactcaaattaagcacaaaagaactcatgaaatatgggtttatcaacctccctacacttaaacactagcatgtcctcatgctaaatccaaggtaaataattaaggttaaagtgatggaatgtcatgcaatgcaacctaatttaaatgcaactacctaaatgaatgatgcatcatgcaactctaatttattcactcatatataaagcttacatgtagtaaagttaattcacattctcaaggagtcatgtatatatatatagccaacccttaaataataaagtattttagcaaatgagatgggaaagaaaatattgtacaaacttgcaaaacaattagtaaattaagtacagatatatgttgatgagttattgaaccctcactggattttgtgtttactctctagtcactcagtgtttattgggtttattcactccatttttctttttattctttatttctatggctttgtttttcatctaaccaatcaacaattatagaatatagtcataccaaaaagtcatgaggtctttattgaggttgtaatggggtcaaggtaagggtaaggattttatgtatagggtcaagtgagctaataagtgaatccttaattagactaagatctcacctaacatacatatttagtaaaacaaaaatttctttacccattttcccatattatcccacttattgttacatgctcatgtttcactctttatttttatcccatgtgcattgtttttattttgcattgggaaatttgtttgtatccccttttattcaaATGCTGAAAAAAataactttctcttttttttcttttttttaatgcacatggtaattgaatcacttagattttctcatgagcatgcttcccaaattttattttattccttttaacttttctaccttttttttctatcatccatgttcccaaaaggttttccacttttaactctattcatgattttctatcttaagctaaccaaggattcacttgggattttcttttgtttttctgcttaaggctagtaatttggctaaagagaataaaggggttttaaaaggctcaagggggctaacaagggtgatgtaaaaggtaggctaatttagggtgagtgagctaaaatcaaatgatggcctcaatcattctcttggtatgtatctattctatattctataattggacatatagattaaagcaaaggaaagaacatcagaataaaaagaaatgtaacacacagaaatgaaattatggtttgaatgcaaccatacaatttaagctcaagactcacaggctgtgtgttctctaactcaagcatcatatatcatttatatattgtatgcaggtttagttaaaaattcccattattctcataaaaaaattatttagggtagcttttaaagttttaatgttcctccttgatgaaatgttgtcagcttaactacatcatgtaatgctatatacaagttttgtggatttaaatctgatatgttcaatttcctagcttacttcctttttatatttttcaatttaaactatactatcttatgctaaaaaaggtaaactatactaattaatccactaataaatcagaattgcaaactaaactaaatagctaaaataaactaaatggctaaagtatgaactaaagatgcaaaatgcagaaaatagagtaaaaatacataaaagcaatgtataagtactcagaaaataacagtaaaaggaaaaatacagaaaaatatctaaaataaaagaaaaagtatgtagtggttcaccaaaataaacgccagagatggcgacctccccacacttaaaaggaagcatcgtcctcgatgctcaatcaagccgggtgtgaaggagtgtcatcactgggagggatggtagcgggggtctcagtggtggtggtgggctgagggtctggctgctgtggaggaggtgctgactgaatcgggatctcaagatctgcagcctcaatctgatgtgggaccgctgcctgtggtgcggctggtgctgcctcctggggatgggtctctgcctcgggcgcatccgcctcctcctcaaatgcctcggatggtgtgtcgggctcggaggggatgtcgccggatcgtatcatcagctttaggtgctcatagcgccgcttgttgcgacgctccatctggtcaagtcgtcggaacaagcggtgcaccagatgatagacgggctctgtggcaggtggaggtgcagtggtggtagcaggggtaggtggtgcagcagtagaggaagagggtccagcagactgtGGGGCcgactcatcagtagcagtgaatggtGCTGGTCTGTGGCCCAGGGCTAAGAAGTTCCGGCTgtgcggaatgatcttcctgcaatccgccgctggtggtctctcatcggcatcctcccatggcacgtcagctcaacggccaagctgtgtaactagatatggaaaggggagggtgcctcggacgtggaccctggccatataatgccgaatGAAatgtggcagataaaggtccttaccctccaggacacaccaaaggagggtgatcatagcagtcGGGATCTccatctcgtgagtactcggcatcacataattactcaagatctgatgccataaccgagcctcatcatttaagtacgctctcttgatccctctaggcatcgtagtgtcctgacccatctcccaaggaactgttgggtcgagagctatccgtgcctttacagcatcccaatcaaacttcatctggcgcatgtcctcctcagcctttgaataaccatcaggctaaTCGGAtttggctgggagccggagaatgtcctctaaggcctcctcagtgaccagaatttgttttcctctcagattcactgcatctagggtagtgagatagtagttgcagtagaattcccggacccaagatgcgttgacctctgttagtgttctctccagaaagaaccagcccctttgcttaatttgctcagtggtgtattgctggagggcttctggaatcttcagagttcattccaggtatagatttttggagtttgcaaaagccgggtacttcaactcacagtaccggtttgcaaattttataggatcagtcgcagggagcagctggtcagttttttcctgctgtgtgaagttcttctcccaccatgaagaatcatgcattaaagaaatgatggactgggaggaatctcctctcttgcgcttgccagtagccttgccttttcctttcctctgtgaggcagacatcctgaaaaacagaaaatcaggatatggataaaaataggaaAGTAATTAGGCaataaaggaaactcaaagcagcaagggagaaataaaataaggaaaatgagtaaatgaaatgtgattgaattcatgttaagtggaaaaataaacaatatgccatggttagaaagttagaggaaagtgaaaataattagaaaagagattaaaagggttaaaatggttagaatttgaaaaaaaaattagtaaataaaattagtgagttagtaaagtgcgggttaaagtaagtggcatagaaaaattccatataacaaggattcacaggtaagaatagaagtactcataatcgaacaaggaaaacagggtgatgctgattcgaatagaaataaagaaagcaaaaattggaataagtgaatcacaaatgcagtttatgaaccaggaaatcaaagaggagaaggatgtctgccatagcattcatgaaatggtttgggtaaagcagagtaaaacagagttcagaaatgccaaaccaaaacatgaatgaaaacaattttttttaaaaaatttgggcagcattccggctaaaattggattatcccagaaaataaacagaaatcatagcagttcatatgaatttaaAAACTAGCTGCAGTTACCAGCAAtgaatagaaacaggaaaatttagagtaacaagcagcaagtGCAAGAAATCATAGCATATGAACGAGGTCACAGGAACGGCAAAATTGTAGTTATGATAAAACAAAAACAGGaatagtgcaagtaaacagacctagatccactaaccagagCCTAAgatacctaacaacctaaaaatccactacagcatgcatatctatctatcctaatgatcaacagaaatggaaaaaattacagaaaaatgacgaacggataaaagggggttgcgttttgcggaacctggtaggcgggagGGAGAGGGGGGGCGTGGCTGGGTGGCCGGCGATGGGGGGCGGTGGTCGCGGaggcagtggtggagaggggaggaaagaggaagaaggaagaagaagggaggggagggggttgtGGCGGCGGCGTCcggggtggcggcggcgtctgagtggccggcggtggcggctgggtggtgctgggtggtggttaaagggagagggagcagagagggagaagagggttgggggtgggggggctcgcgactgatagggttcgcgggctgggggggttatattttcaaatccacgcggccgcatggggcacgcggtcgcgtggttaggacgaaaatgggagtgacgcgatcgcatggggtgcgcgatcgcatgagaggggggaaaagaagggtgacgcgatcgcgtgggtcgcgcgatcgcgtcgctggaatttgtgttaaacgcacgactccagcgccgttttagcgcaactctctgtctccttttggggtgatgtgcaatccatgcgacgcgatcgcgtcgctcacgcggtcgcgtgggattggtattgtgcaagtgacgcgatcgcatggggcatgcgatcgcgtgggccaatttgtgcgaaacgcacaggggccgcacgattccagtctaactttctgttcgttggatccttacgccgatatatatatcacgcggccgcgtgggtcacgcggtcgcacgGGTGGTGTTTTCCGCGATatggcgcgatcgcatggggcatgcggtcgcgtcgtacatcccctttttttttatgtgcatgaaaaatgcagaatgcaatgattaacatgaatgctatgcatgattccaggtttaataaattaaaatgaaaaaggaaaaatgaaagcaattaaaaaaaataaattgaaaaagaagtgaccataccatggtgggttgtctcccacctagcacttttagttaaagtccttaagttggacattggaggagtatcctgttatggtggcttatgtttaaattcgtccaaaaatctccaccagtgcttggactgccaatagcctccggggtcccaaactaagcacgcAAAGCTTCCGAACAGCTTTAAATATATTGTTAGGCTCCTgggatgacaaatgtcagaataaactccaggattccaagccttgcttttaaatccgcctccgtcttgatctacatgtctccattcgggcgggttaaaaaatagaatctcaccttggtgaccaaacattttccgtgatccatgtgattgagcatgataccaatccgtgtacttcgaagtgaagcgtggaaccttattgaaccttgtgcaccagctctgagtacgagccattttcctcttactcttaaagccgcagagagctctaagctggccatctgtttcaagcaaaccatattcaagtgaataagtaaagttataagttaaggattgtacccacttaaagcttgtattaggtggtaatggccttgggataggtgtttttggtggttctgcaagttccgtttccttgtgctcttctgtgaactcttccacttctttgtaaagatcttcaattgtatttgtgtcctggtcaaagtcttctgtgtcttcctcatcacttgagtcatagattggaggttgagagaaatctacctctgcatcatcttcatattcacttggggaagattcttctatctcagagaattcacttacggat
This window harbors:
- the LOC112778326 gene encoding uncharacterized protein; this translates as MGATLFHPLILKAWLPRNFDKPMDMRYDGTKDPQEHITAFKARMNLEGVGDAVRCRAFPVTLAGPAIRWFNTLPQESITTFTDISRSFLDRFTMRIAKAKHPINLLGVTQKPSEPTRKFLDRFNNECLEIDGLTDSIASLCLTNGLLNDDFRKHLTTKPVWTMQEIQSVAKEYINDEEVSQVVVANKRQLPSSSAWQAPQVDRPRPLKERTGGNKSLYCDYHKGFGHKTQDCFDLKDALEQAIREGKLSEFSRLIKEPRRRERERFEEDRSQTVKPRQEPTVDANDPPTFVVNIVVRSDSPPKSKSAAKRDTRVLSISTDGPSKRHPTISFGPKDKWFNDLPENPPW